The nucleotide window ctcccctcaaaAACTAAACCCCAAGCCCAGACTGAGAACAGATGCACTGAGGTCTGTTGAACCCCAAGACTACTTACGGATATTATGGTGAGAATAAAGGTGTCCACCCCCAATCTGCTTTGTTCACTACCTGTGTAGCTGAAACAACTTACTCTGCCAACCCTACCCCCCCGCCAGGCCGACAGCGGAGCCTCACCACCCCGCATTTACTGTCatgcaaattaagaaaaacaagtatCTACTCTAGGTCACTGGCTGCAGTGGCTTATAGGCCCTCTCAGGTGCAACTCACCCAAGACACAAGAATTcagggaaggagcagagacaagTGAAGCTGAAAAAACAACATCATAAATTCATGTAAAAGCATGCTGAAGAAAACCCCCATcactttcaagaaaacaaaacagattttaggGGTATGACGACACACACACAAGTTATGCCTTCTGCTCTTCAGGCAACAACTGCTCCTAATGAACAGGGGCCAGGCGGGGAGCCCTCAGGGGCTCAGACCAAGCGACTGCAGGACAGTTCTAAAGGCTGAGCCTACAAAAACTCTGTATGTGTCCCAGCTCACAAGGGACTCAAAACCAGTGCCAGTGCTAACTCCGACTGGAGACAACAGCTCCACACAGTTAATTAACAGCGAGCACTGGAGCTCATCACTGTCCGAGTGCATTTACACATTCTCCAACAAAGCCAGGCACGCATTTAATCACCAGGTAGTTCATTCTACAGATGCCCCGTCCCGCGGGGCAGCGATGGGGTACGGCTGAACGCTCACCAGCCTCTGCGCAGAGGCAGCGTTTAGTCTGATGAAGAACGCTGGGGGGAGGGTGGAAGTTTTTCCTGTTATGACGGGGGTGAGAAATCAGACTGAAGCACTAAAAAAGTGTTTCGCTACTACATTAACACCTCGTGCTCTCCCCATTACTCGACAACGCCCTCCTGATCCGGAGGGCAGCAGGACCTGACGCCACCCGCTCCACGGCCGAGCAGCTCACGCCTAAACGCAGTGGTGCGGGGTCGGCGTCACGGGCGGCGCCCctgggggaggcggccgggctcAGCGCAGCACTCGCCTTCTCGCGGTACGCCCGGCCGAGCCCAGGTTGCGCGGAGGCCTCGGCAGACTCCTCCCGCCGGGGGACCGGCCCCGAGCCCCGCCACAGCGCGACGGGCCGGACCCGTCCTGGCGAGCCCTCGCTGCCGGCACCGACCCACGGCCCCTCACAGCCCCCCTCGGtcccggggcagcggccgccagGCGCTACTAGGAGCCGCGGCTGCCGCGGGCGGCTGCACCTCCGCTCCCCCTCAGCGACCCGCCAAGCcgcccgcggcgccgcccgccctccctctgctcgcggcggggccgcggcccagCGAGCGCCCAGCACAGCGGGagcgtccccccgccgccgccccgcgcaggGAGCCTGGCCCCGGCCCCATCCCCGGTGCCCACCTGCGGGCGGGAGGCGCCTCCTCCGCGCCATGGCGGGCTGAGGGGCCGCGGCACAGGGACACCGGCCCGCGCGGCAGCGCCTGAgtgcgggcggggcggggcggggcgggagcggcggggctggggcgaCCCCTGTGGGCGGGGAGGGACCGTGAGGGAGCGCCAGGGCGGCGGTGAGGGAGCGCcagggggggcgaggggcgatGAGAGGGGACGAGGGGCGATGAGAGGGGGCGAGGGGCGATGAGAGGGGACGAGGGGCGatgagggggggcgaggggcgatgagggggggcgaggggcgatGAGGGGGGACGAGGGGCCATGAGGGAGGACGAGGGGCGatgagggggggcgaggggcgatGAGGGGGGACGAGGGGCGATGAGGGGGGACGAGGGGCCATGAGGGAGGACGAGGGGCGatgagggggggcgaggggcgatGAGGGGGGACGAGGGGCGATGAGGGGGGACGAGGGGCCatgagggggggcgaggggcgatGAGAGGGGACGAGGGGCGatgagggggggcgaggggcgatgagggggggcgaggggcgatgagggggggcgaggggcgatGAGAGGGGACGAGGGGCGATGAGGGGGGACGAGGGGCGatgagggggggcgaggggcgatgagggggggcgaggggcgatgagggggggcgaggggcgatGAGAGGGGACGAGGGGCGATGAGGGGGGACGAGGGGCGATGAGAGGGGACGAGGGGCGATGAGGGGGGACGAGGGGCCatgagggggggcgaggggcgatGAGGGGGGACGAGGGGCGATGAGGGGGGACGAGGGGCCatgagggggggcgaggggcgatGAGAGGGGGCGAGGGGCGATGAGAGGGGACGAGGGGCCatgagggggggcgaggggccatgagggggggcgaggggccATGAGAGGGGACGAGGGGCCATGAGAGGTGGCTCAGCATCGGCTGAGAGGGAGCGAGGGGCAGCGGTGAGGGACGGGCGGGCGGCTGAGCGGGCGCGAGGAATGGCGCTGAGGGGCGGGAAGCGCGCGTAGGGCCGCGCCGAGGAGAGTTGTGGTGACGGGGCTGTCGCGACTAACCGGGTGTCGTCTCCCAGCAGGTGATCGCATCGGTGAACCCCCGCAACTCCGGAGCGAGGAGGCAGCGCTGAAACGGGGACTGTGCCGCGGCAGCAGGAGGCATCGGGTGAGTTGGGTgtaaaggaggaagggggtgactaaaggaagaaaattgtgAAGGGTTAGTACTAGAGTGACTGCTGGAAATCCCCACCACCTCACTCAGCCCTCATCCAGCTCACCCTCTCTATTCCTTTTTCTTTGTCATGGCTCAACACAGACTTTTTAAAGTACTTCTGCAGactttttcttcagattattcTACTTTCCATCGTATTTCACTTAGAATGTTTCTCCCTTGTACATGTCTCAagttttttattgttgttttttagAATTTTATCATTGCTTTTGTTgattttttgttgatttttttaggTGGGTTTCCCACAGAATCCAAGGCTAAACATTCAGCTCGTGTGTTTTGATGTTTTAACTTCTTGTGACTGAGAACTTTTGAACCCCTGGGGTTGTGTTGGCCACATTTGACAGAGGGCTAGAGACTGCAGGTATACTTCTGTGCTCTGAATTTAGTGAAAAATCAGTTTCTGGGTAGAGAAGTACCTCAGCTGTGGGAAGGGCTGTAGCAGGAGTTCAGACCTTGGAAGACAGCAGAGGCTGTGCTACAGGACATCTCACCTGGAGCTCATGTTCCCTCAGAACCAGTCACTTAGGGGCTGTGTGTCCCACGGAAACATCCTCTAATACGTAGGTTGGTCAAGGAAAGGTCTCTTTTAGTCAATGGAGTTAACACTGACACGTGGTGCGGAAGGAAAATGTCATTTATAGCACCAGGTGTTGTATTACAGCATCTCATTTTTTGCTACCTTAGCGATAATAGGTATTTCACATCTGTGTTTTACGGTGCTATTCTGCTGTGCCTGCTACCTGCTTCTAATAAAACAAATGTCGTTGGGGTGAATTTGGGTATGACTTTGTATCCTGGCTGAAGGAAGCATTCTCTTCTGGGACCAAAATTTGTCATCAGTTTCTCTTGGAGTTTTTAAGTGGTACTGCAGCAGAACTTGGTTTTAACCATCAATGATGTGAAGTTCAACTACGGATCTGTGGCCCAAATTTTAAGATTGATGTCTAATGTTGTAATAGTTATGAACAACCTCCATACTGCTGGGTGAATACACGGAACACTGCATTTGTCTACTAGATTTCTATGACCAAAGTCTGGGCAAAAAGCTGCTAAATTATACATTTTAGCTCCCTAGGGAAGGCTTGAAGGCTTTTTGTTCCACTGATCAGGAGATGCACAAATATTTGAGGAAAACTTTATAGTTAATCCTTATTTGTTGGGGGAAGCTGTAGTGAAATACAGAAGCTTTGCAGGAATGATTGGAGACATTTTTTAGTCACTTTTTTCCATCCAActttatacaaatattttagCAGTAAGGCTACAGATAGAGCATTAAACAACTATGtggtctttttttatttcaagcaaaAGACTGTAGAACTTGATTTAGTGAGGTAAATCTTACTCCCTTCAATCATTAATACGTCCTTGAGACAGAAGTGAAATGTTGACTTCACATGCCTTTTTTAAACAACACTCAGGACCTTAATGTAAACATTCATGTTTTACACAGCAGAGacaattaaaaattgtttttttctatcCATTTTAAAGCCCAGACATGTCATCATGACCCATTTAAGCTTTCTGTTCATTGCATTCTAACACAAGCCCTACCTTTTTCTGTCAGCTATCAAGATGATCCTCCCTTCCATTTTTCTTAAGAACCTGtgaaaaacctgaaaacattAAAACCACCTCAAAATACCTCttatttctgcattattttatgATTTTACCATCTTTTATTACTAATGCCTTACTGATATAATTTACATTAGAAGATCTTTGTCTTGAAGAGTTAGTTAGTCTGTTCCTGCAGCCCTGAAATTGCGTTTTTGTCTGAAGATACAATAACTGACACGTGAATAAACTAGCACATCACAAATACTGGGGAGCAGCATCAGCAGTAAGGACGTAAGTTCCAGGAAAGGACAGCAGCAAAGCTGCTGGGAGGAGCCACATTATGAAAAGTAATCTCTTGTTGTCCATAGGTTTTCCAAATCCTTCAGAGAAGGAAGGCTGAACTTTGTCAGCTTAAAGAAGACATTTGAAAGAttctaataatttttataaaatcaaGTCACCCAGTTAACTTGGAAACAAGCTGGTAACAGACTGTTCACCAGATGTCTAGAGCAGTGGTCTTCAAAGTGCAGTGTGCGCAGCCAGGGTTTGTGCAAGACAGAGCTGTTGGTGTGCATAAAGAAAATTTCAGAACTCctatttgtatttattatctttaaaaaagaaaaaaaaaaaaggtgctttagTGATATTTAATACACAGCTCAGCACTGGTGCCCTGGCCTGGTCTGTATGTTGGCGGGTCCCACGTGGTTTGTGGTGCTCACAGCGCTGGGGGCTTCGCATCATCTTTACCTCATCCTTTAATTTCTacttttgtgtatgttttataaTGTACTTCATTAGTACAGTAGTGGATGTCTATAACTTACAAAATAATACACATATATTGAGGATGTGGGCTCAAAGTTTTTTTGCTGATAGGTGTGCGCAATCAAAAAATTCTGGAGAGCACCATTACAGGGgtcagattttaattttctatttgaatTGCAATCCTCTGGACATAACTGACTTTGTATTGCAGAGCTTTTAAATGGACAGTTTTGCCAAATACCAGGCCTGGCATAAAggccacagccagcatcaagatgacCCAATAACCAGGTTGTACTGGAcacagaagggtcagtacatgggtgagcgctgggggtacaaacaggcctatcaggttatacataatcaacatcaatcccgaTGATCCCAACAAcgccaccacacaaccaacaacgggtgggataaaccgtgaaatagagtctcccagagaagggatgggagcaaccaggtcaacaagccaaacacatcagaccaaggaagccacacactgaatccctacagagcccgcgtttacaaaggccagacctgcctggagcccagtcccagggaggcgggaggtccttccccagcagggaactctgcccagggcatccccctcacacacagacaccgcccctcctgcaatggtcccagctgtgatccctgcgtgggacacctgaccttgggttactcactgcgggacccctggggctcctttaccccatggctctgtctgccaggccggcccaccctgggggggagcctgaagggaaactcacccccctttgggaagggctggggcagtcacccacatgtcagcctgaaTTTGGggttggggctgaaaccccagcagttCAACAGTCCAGCAAGCACGTTGCTGAAATGCACCCTCAGTTTGAGAAAAAGAAGCTGGAGTGTTAAGAAATGTGACTGCAGCCCCTTTATCCAGATGACTTTGTTATCCTTGCCCAGAATGGCCACAGGGGAGTCCAGGCAGGTCTGTCCAGCcgctccctgccctgtccccccctgccccgcagaGCAGAGCGGGGTTCTGCCTCTCAGCATGGCCTCAGGAGTTGTTCCGAGCCAGCAGCCGGCCTGTCAGCAAGGTCAGAAGCAGCCTGTTCAGCTGAAAAACACCACAGTCCACTTTTGGAAGCCTAAATATGCTTTAACTAAATGGGGCTTTAGCACTAAAGCAGCAAAGCCTGTAATCCCCGAGTAATCTAAGCACCCCCCCGCGGGTCAGCACACAACCTGCTGCAGCAGTCACTGGTGCCCTGCGTGCCTAAAGACAAAACTGCCTATGTGGGCAGCAGTACAAACTGGGTGTGGTGAGACTCACAAGCTTTTATTCTTGATGCATGAGAAAGAATCCATTAAAATCACAGACTGTTTCAAAATGCTCTGAACACTTTGGATGCATAGTACCCAAAACACACATGGAGCATATCAGGGGGTTACTTGTACTCTGAAATTGAGCCTGGAAGACTGTTAGCTGCTCGATACAGAAATTTGCTCTCTGGTGTgagttttatatatatgtgtgtgtgtgtgtgtgtgtgtccaaaaaaaagtttcaaataaatCCTTTTCTTTCCAGGTCTGGTATAACTTACTGTCACACTTCAAACATACAGCAATGCAGCCTTTAACAAACTCTTCTAAATTATCTAATGCACAGTAATAAGAGCGAGCTATACTACTTAACCTGCATAAAAGTTtcacagtttattaaaaatacccaCCTGTCATAATGTTTAAATTATGGAGTTTTTCATCACTTCAGCCAAAAGATCCAATTTTGTCATTCAGAAAATCTAGCCTGAATTTCATTTGCTCTTTGAAAAGCTGTAGTATGAAATTAAATCTCTGGCCAAAATGAAGTCTCTTTGCCTTCAGTAGCACCATGGTTTCACCCTTAATTAATACAGAATGTCCATAAAGTGACAGTGGCATTGGTGTTAAACAGATATATTTTCAAAGCAGTAACATTAGTGATAAAATTTTATACCAATGAAAATGACATTCAAAAACTGCAGTGAACTAAGAACatccattatttttctttgttgcttaATATATTAAGTATATGTAATTAGTCATAGTAGGCTTCAGTTAAAATTTTTCCAGCACTGGATGGCACAAGAAGATTTTTCATGTGTGATTTTACATCATTTCCCATGTATAGTTCAttgtaattattttccttcttaaaCAAGAAACCAGCAACTAGGTGAGAGACTGTTAATGAAATATGGTACATTCTGTTTAAATGCTGTCACTGACAATGAAGACACCTAAACTGGTAGcacattttcttaaactgttcTTAT belongs to Athene noctua chromosome 7, bAthNoc1.hap1.1, whole genome shotgun sequence and includes:
- the DAPL1 gene encoding death-associated protein-like 1 isoform X3, with product MEGRIILIADRKSHPLPPLHPTHPMPPAAAAQSPFQRCLLAPELRGFTDAITCWETTPVKAGGMRVSKKQESGPVEKNAKAPGKEKTSAVAGFSKTQNTGVLLAEVLSKMTL